Proteins from a genomic interval of Xanthomonas sp. AM6:
- the ppc gene encoding phosphoenolpyruvate carboxylase, producing the protein MNEYRSSIVFATPDIPLRDDVRRLGALVGDLLAEQVSAEFLDEIETIRTTAIARRESDAPPSSLSEQLSGRAPRDAEALVRAFSTYFQVVNIAERVHRIRRRRDYQRNSAGTPQPDGLHDALQRLKAQGVSAQELGQWLPRIDVEPVFTAHPTEAVRRALLEKEQLMVASLVDNLDGMRTPGERATDAARFRMALTASWQTADSSPVRPTVEDEREHVGFYLTQVLYRVIPVMYETLEHAIEETYGEPVPLPRLLRFGTWVGGDMDGNPNVDAGTITATLDAQRRAVLDRYLKELWQLASLLSQSTTLVAVSDALLAQLERYRQLLPEAAARSRPRHGDMPYRLLNDLMRARLQATLDDAPGAYAAPAELEQDLQLILDSLQANKGLHAGWFAVRRLLWRVRSFGFHLARLDVRQESSVHARAVAAALGEAGWDARSPEARAAALGAYAGGEQALPAAPDDAGNARLDAVFAALADARARHGADALGSYIISMAHNRADVLTVLALARRGGLVDADGAVPLDIVPLFETVDDLRGGTATLRDLLADPVYRRHLAARHDVQMVMLGYSDSGKDGGIAASRWGLQRAQVELLEAAAELGIRLTFFHGRGGSIVRGGGKTTRALEAAPRGSVDGRLRVTEQGEVIHRKYGIRALALRSLEQMTGAVLLSSLRPRAPDAREEAWRPVMDIVAEHSTRAYRSFVGDAEFMRYFRLATPIDVIERMTLGSRPSRRLGQDAALDNLRAIPWVFAWSQARAVIPGWYGVGSGLRAAIEAGHEDALREMAADWPFFRTFLDDIAMVLSKGDLNIAEMFSRLAGPLHERFFPRIRDELALTKGWVKALTGQSTLLLHDPRLALSIRLRNPYIDPISVLQVDLLQRWRATEGEDEELLRALVACVNGVSQGVQNTG; encoded by the coding sequence ATGAACGAGTACCGCAGCAGCATCGTGTTTGCCACGCCCGACATTCCCCTGCGCGACGACGTCCGCCGACTGGGGGCGCTGGTAGGCGACCTGCTCGCCGAGCAGGTGTCTGCGGAGTTCCTGGACGAGATCGAAACCATCCGCACCACCGCGATCGCGCGCCGCGAGAGCGATGCGCCGCCGTCCTCGCTGAGCGAACAGCTCTCCGGCCGCGCGCCGCGCGATGCCGAGGCGCTGGTGCGCGCCTTCAGCACCTACTTCCAGGTGGTCAACATCGCCGAGCGCGTGCACCGCATCCGCCGCCGCCGCGACTACCAGCGCAACAGCGCCGGCACGCCGCAGCCGGACGGCCTGCACGATGCGCTGCAGCGGCTCAAGGCACAGGGCGTGAGCGCGCAGGAGCTGGGCCAGTGGCTGCCGCGGATCGACGTGGAGCCGGTGTTCACCGCGCACCCGACCGAGGCGGTGCGCCGCGCGCTGCTGGAGAAGGAACAGCTGATGGTGGCCAGCCTGGTCGACAACCTCGACGGCATGCGCACGCCCGGCGAGCGCGCCACCGACGCGGCGCGCTTCCGCATGGCGCTGACCGCGTCGTGGCAGACCGCCGATTCCTCGCCGGTGCGGCCGACCGTGGAGGACGAGCGCGAGCATGTCGGCTTCTACCTGACCCAGGTGCTGTACCGGGTGATCCCGGTGATGTACGAGACCCTGGAGCATGCGATCGAGGAAACCTACGGCGAGCCGGTGCCGCTGCCGCGGCTGCTGCGCTTCGGCACCTGGGTCGGCGGCGACATGGACGGCAACCCGAACGTGGACGCCGGCACCATCACCGCCACGCTCGACGCGCAGCGCCGCGCGGTGCTGGACCGCTATCTGAAGGAACTGTGGCAGCTGGCCAGCCTGCTCAGCCAGTCGACTACGCTGGTGGCGGTCAGCGATGCGCTGCTGGCGCAGCTGGAACGCTACCGGCAACTGCTGCCCGAGGCCGCGGCGCGCTCGCGGCCGCGCCACGGCGACATGCCGTACCGCCTGCTCAACGACCTGATGCGCGCGCGCCTGCAGGCGACGCTGGACGACGCGCCCGGCGCCTACGCCGCGCCGGCCGAACTGGAACAGGACCTGCAGCTGATCCTGGACAGCCTGCAGGCCAACAAGGGCCTGCACGCCGGCTGGTTCGCGGTGCGCCGGCTGCTGTGGCGGGTGCGCAGCTTCGGCTTCCACCTGGCGCGGCTGGACGTGCGCCAGGAATCCAGCGTGCATGCGCGCGCGGTCGCCGCGGCGCTGGGCGAGGCCGGGTGGGATGCGCGCTCGCCCGAAGCGCGCGCCGCCGCGCTCGGCGCCTATGCCGGCGGCGAGCAGGCCTTGCCGGCGGCGCCCGACGATGCCGGCAACGCGCGGCTGGACGCGGTGTTCGCCGCGCTCGCCGATGCGCGCGCGCGGCACGGCGCCGATGCGCTGGGCAGCTACATCATCAGCATGGCGCACAACCGCGCCGACGTGCTGACCGTGCTGGCGCTGGCGCGGCGCGGCGGCCTGGTCGACGCCGACGGCGCGGTGCCGCTGGACATCGTGCCGCTGTTCGAGACCGTGGACGACCTGCGCGGCGGCACCGCCACCTTGCGCGACCTGCTCGCCGATCCGGTCTACCGCCGCCACCTGGCCGCGCGCCACGACGTGCAGATGGTGATGCTCGGCTATTCGGACAGCGGCAAGGACGGCGGCATCGCCGCCTCGCGCTGGGGCCTGCAGCGCGCGCAGGTGGAACTGCTGGAGGCGGCCGCCGAACTGGGCATCCGCCTGACCTTCTTCCACGGCCGCGGCGGTTCGATCGTGCGCGGCGGCGGCAAGACCACGCGCGCGCTGGAGGCGGCGCCGCGCGGCAGCGTCGATGGCCGGTTGCGGGTGACCGAGCAGGGCGAGGTGATCCACCGCAAGTACGGCATCCGCGCGCTGGCGCTGCGTTCGCTGGAGCAGATGACCGGCGCGGTGCTGCTGTCGAGCCTGCGCCCGCGCGCGCCGGACGCGCGCGAGGAGGCGTGGCGGCCGGTGATGGACATCGTCGCCGAGCACAGCACGCGCGCCTACCGCAGCTTCGTCGGCGATGCCGAGTTCATGCGCTATTTCCGCCTGGCCACGCCGATCGACGTGATCGAGCGGATGACCCTGGGCTCGCGGCCGTCGCGGCGGCTGGGCCAGGACGCGGCGCTGGACAACCTGCGCGCGATCCCGTGGGTGTTCGCGTGGAGCCAGGCGCGCGCGGTGATTCCCGGCTGGTACGGGGTCGGCAGCGGCCTGCGCGCGGCCATCGAGGCCGGCCACGAGGACGCGCTGCGCGAGATGGCGGCCGACTGGCCGTTCTTCCGCACCTTCCTCGACGACATCGCGATGGTGCTGTCCAAGGGCGACCTCAACATCGCCGAGATGTTCTCGCGCCTGGCCGGGCCGCTGCACGAGCGCTTCTTCCCGCGCATCCGCGACGAGCTGGCGCTGACCAAGGGCTGGGTCAAGGCGCTGACCGGGCAGTCCACGCTGCTGCTGCACGACCCGCGCCTGGCGCTGTCGATC